TATATCAACCTCCTCTTTTCTGGATCGCCGCACCGAAATAATTCTTATCTTTTCAGACCGATAAGTAATAACGCCTGACCAGTACTTCCCTGAAATATTGCCGATTACCAGAAATCTTGGTTCATCGCTGGTTATAACCGGAATCTCAATTAGATCAGGATCATTCCACAGGGTTTGAGCTTCACAAAAGTCAATCCCATGTTTTTCCTTATTGCTGTTACTTTTTATCGGATTAAATTCAAATTCCATAGTATAATTATTATACCTTCGTTATACATAGAGTCAATAAATTTTTTAGGCTAACGTAGCGATCACCGGCCAGCGGAACGCGGGCAAAAACTGCCGGTTGTTTTTTCAGTGGAAGAGAGGGATTGACAGATTGATTCGGACAACTGAGGAAAAAATTCGAATCGGAGAGCTGGCGAATCGGCGAATGAGACCACTAAAGTTGTATTATCCGAATAGTGACAGAAAATATTCCTTAATCTCCGGCGATGCGTGGCTGAAGTCAAATTTATTGATGAAATGTTCTATAGGTAAATCTTTAGCCTCTCTGAAGAGGGCGTCTATCCTGGCACAAACCTCGCCCTGATCGTTTTCCAGCCATGCCGTTGCATGGATATCCCTGTCCTCAATTCTTAGAAACCGGCCCTTGGCAATGTAAGGACTGCCGCACATTACAGGTTTAAAAAATTCCATCTTAGTTTGTCTTGTCATGCTGATCTTTTTCGTTTCCATAAAGATTACATACCAGATAATGACATCCAGAATGCCGAAAATCATCCCACCGTGCAAAACATCCGTATAACCCTCAAAGCGGTTGTCGAGGTTCACATCACAATAGACCAGCCCGGGTTCATACATCATCCGAAGCCTTAATCCGTCTTCCCTGTTAAATCCGCAAAAGAACGAATCCTTATAAACCGGAAGCACACCTTTCATTCTGTTTCCTCCATTTTCAAGTCGTTAGCGATTGGCAAAAAACAACCAAATTTGTTTTTCCCGGCTGACCGCTAACTGCTGAATGCTGAATTTATTGTTTCGCGTTGCGCAATTGAACTTTCGCATTTTCCTTGCGATATGCAGCAATCTCTAACTTACTAACGGTCAAATTTCGCGGCCAGTTCCTCCAGATCACCCCAGCGCCGGTAGGTCTCATCGAGCTCCCTTGTCAACGCTGCTAATTGTTCATTGGCGGCCTTTATTTTCAGGACGTCATTCTTGACGTAGAAATCAGGGGAATTTAAGGTGGCCGTCAGGTTCTGGATGTCCTTTTCCAACGCGGCTATTTTCTGTGGCAACCCTTCCAGTTCGTGCGTCTCCTTATAGGAAAGTTTGCGCTTCTCCCGGGGTGGTCGGGGTTGTTTTTTACTCCCCGGTTTCAGCGAGGTCTGGGATGGCCAGGCTGCGGCGGACCGCTGGCGGAGCCAGTCGTCGTAGCCGCCCACGTATTCCTGAAGACGGCCCTCGCCCTCAAAGACAATCGTCGAGGTGACCATGTTATTGAGAAAGGCCCGGTCGTGACTGACCAAAAGGACGGTGCCGCCGTATTCCAGGAGCCTGTCTTCCAGCAGTTCCATGGTTTCGGCATCGAGGTCGTTGGTAGGCTCATCCAGAACCAGGACATTCGAGGGGACGCTGAAGAGCTTCGCCAAAAGCAGGCGGTTGCGTTCGCCGCCCGAGAGGCTCTTGACGGTGGCCATGATCTGAGCGGGCGAGAAGAGAAAATCCTTGAGGTAGGCGATGACATGGCGCGGTGTGCCGCCGACAAAGACCTGGTCGCTGTCGCCGGCGATATTCTCTTTTATGGTCAGCTTCTCATCAAGTTTGTTCCGCAGTTGATCGAAGTAGGCGATATTGAGGCGGGCGCCTAAGCGGATATTGCCCTGCTGTGGCGCCAGCTCGCCGAGCAGAAGCTTGATAAGGGTGGTTTTGCCCGAACCGTTGGGGCCAATTATCCCTACCCGGTCCCCCCGGATGATGTTGGTGGAGAACTGAGCAACGATCTTACGGTCGTCATAGGAGAAGCTGATTTCTTCGACGTCCGCAACGAGCTTGCCACTACGCTCGGCTTGTTGGATTACCAGTCTGACGCTGCCATCCTGGTCCCTCCGGCCGGCCCGTTCTTTACGCATCTGCAGGAGAGCCCGCACGCGACCTTCATCCCGGGTACGGCGGGCCTTGACGCCGCGCCTGATCCAGGCCTCCTCCTGATTCAGCTTTTTATCGAAATCGTGCCGCTGCTTTTCTTCCGCCTCCAGCATGGCCTGGCGGCGTTCTAAGTATGTAGCGTAATCGCAGGCAAAGGACAGCAGGTGGCCCCGGTCAATCTCCACGATGCGGGTGGCCAATTTCTGGAGAAAGGCCCGGTCATGGGTTACGAAGATGATTGTCCCGTCATACTTCAGCAGAAAGTCTTCAAGCCATAAAATAGCATTGATATCGAGGTGATTCGTTGGCTCATCCAACAGCAGGAGGTCCGGTTCGTTGACGAGCGCCTTGGCCAGAAAAACGCGGCGCTTCAATCCGGCCGACAGGAATTGGAAGAGGGCGTTGGCATCCAGTTCCGTCCTTGCCATTACCGCCTCGACCCGCTGGTGGTAGCGCCAGGCGCCGGATGTCTCCAGCCGGTGTTGAATCTCGGCGAGCTTTTTGAGCAGGCCGACATCGCTTGTCTGGGTCATCTGGTTGGTCAGGGTGCGGTATTCCCGGAGCAGATCCAGATGCTCCTGACTGCCCGAGGCCACTACATCATAGACCGTTCCGGGCAGGTCGTCGGGGACCTCTTGGGGCAGCATGGCGACGCGGAGATTGACGGCCCTGATGATCGCGCCCTGATCGGGAACGATATCGCCGCGGATCAGCCTCAGGAGCGTGGATTTACCGGCGCCGTTGCGGCCTGACAGCCCGATTCGCTCGCCGGCATCAATCTGCAGGGTAGCGCCGTCTAAAAGCAGCGGCCCGCCAAAGCTTACCGAAATATCATTGAGCGCGATTATTCCCATAGTCTTAATTATCAACCCTGTTCCACATATCTGCAACCGGCGACCTGTGTCAAGCAGGAAAACCCTTTTACTTGACAGCGCACAGCTTGCTTCATATACTCCACACATGGATGACCACGGGCATCAGTCTGGCGGCGAGGGGAAAGGCGCCGATTTCAAAGACCCTGCAGGAGACCGGTGACGATCGCACCCGGGCCTCCGGCATCAACCGCCGCACCCGGCAAAATAAACTCAAGGAGTACGGTATCCAATGAATAATTTCAAGAACATCACCCTCCAGCAATTGGAAAGTCTCATTGCCCTGGTTGAAGTGGGCAACTATACCAAAGCGTCGGTTAGTCTCTTTCTCTCGCAGTCTGCCCTGACCAAACATATTCAAAACATGGAAGACGCGGCAGGAACGAAGCTTGTTCAGCGGAGCAGCGCCGGAATTACCCTGACGCCGGAAGGGCAGGTTCTTTACGGCTATGCCAAGCGGGCAGCGCGACTGCGGGACGAAGCCCGAGAGCGCGTGGAACGACTGAAAAATCAGGATTCCGGTCATATCTACATCGCCGCCAGCACGACGCCGGCGACCTATATTCTTCCCCAATTGCTGACATATATGCTGCCCGCGCATCCGGAGATAAAAGTACATATCCAGATGCATGACAGCGAAGAAGTTTTACAGATGGTGCTTAACAATCAGGCCGAGATCGGTTTCATCGGGAAGGAGACAGCAAATAAAAAAATTGAATCGGTGCGACTTTGCCGGGATAAACTCGTGCTGGCCGTTCCCCCGCAGCATCGGCTTGCCGGGCAACCGTCCGTGACCATTGCCGAGCTTGCTCAGGAAGCCTTTGTCATCCGGGAGCATGGTTCCGCAACGAGGGCTATTTTTGAAGGCTTCCTCCAGCAGCAGGGCGGCAATCGCCTGTCCCAGTTTAGCGTGATTTGTGAAATGGGAAGCACCGAGGCCGTGAAGGAAGCCATCTTGGCCGGTCTCGGCATTTCGATTCTTTCTGTTTTTGCCATCAAGCGTGAGCTGGAGCAAGGTTTGCTCATGCCGGTGGACATCGCCGCCTGTTCCATGGAGAGACATTTTTATATTATCTACCGGAAAAATTTTCCTTTTAGAAAACATCACCGGCTTTTTCTGGAAATTATAAAAAAACTATCGGCGTCGCTGGTAATCTCATAACAAACACCGCGAGGAATGACAAAATCTCTTAGCTAAGCCATCCAAAGTGATGTTTTCCGCGATCTCATCATGAGGAATGAGCAGATAACGCCAGGGTTTGCCTCCGTTACTGAGGGCATGGTTCGATGCGTTGGCGCACCACGCAACGGCAATCTTCTTTTTAGCCAAAACGATGGCATCTTCCATCTGGTTCTTGGCTTTTGGTTCGAGCATGAAAATCGTTTCCGACGTCTCGGCCACAAAATCCGGCTGATATTCGAGGTGATCGGCGCCAACACGATAAAAAATTTGAAACTGGCCCTTGGCGGGTTTGAACCATTTGATGGTATCCCTGTCGAGGATCACGGCCAGCTTACGTTCCGCCTCCGAGGCGAACTTTTGCACGGGATAGAGGCACCGGGTGAAACCATTGAAGAGATATTTCGCCATGTTGCTCTTATCTGAGGGAGACACATGGTAATCAAGGGGCGGCTCCGTTATGGAATATGTATAGGCGCTTTCCTTAAGCTCGGTATAGCCTTTGCTGATGATCACTTCGTACCCGGCCACATCCTCCCAGTAATGGGTTAGCATCTGCGAGTGTATAAACCGCGCGATATCACGCTGATAGCAGCGAAGCAC
The nucleotide sequence above comes from Deltaproteobacteria bacterium. Encoded proteins:
- a CDS encoding ATP-binding cassette domain-containing protein gives rise to the protein MGIIALNDISVSFGGPLLLDGATLQIDAGERIGLSGRNGAGKSTLLRLIRGDIVPDQGAIIRAVNLRVAMLPQEVPDDLPGTVYDVVASGSQEHLDLLREYRTLTNQMTQTSDVGLLKKLAEIQHRLETSGAWRYHQRVEAVMARTELDANALFQFLSAGLKRRVFLAKALVNEPDLLLLDEPTNHLDINAILWLEDFLLKYDGTIIFVTHDRAFLQKLATRIVEIDRGHLLSFACDYATYLERRQAMLEAEEKQRHDFDKKLNQEEAWIRRGVKARRTRDEGRVRALLQMRKERAGRRDQDGSVRLVIQQAERSGKLVADVEEISFSYDDRKIVAQFSTNIIRGDRVGIIGPNGSGKTTLIKLLLGELAPQQGNIRLGARLNIAYFDQLRNKLDEKLTIKENIAGDSDQVFVGGTPRHVIAYLKDFLFSPAQIMATVKSLSGGERNRLLLAKLFSVPSNVLVLDEPTNDLDAETMELLEDRLLEYGGTVLLVSHDRAFLNNMVTSTIVFEGEGRLQEYVGGYDDWLRQRSAAAWPSQTSLKPGSKKQPRPPREKRKLSYKETHELEGLPQKIAALEKDIQNLTATLNSPDFYVKNDVLKIKAANEQLAALTRELDETYRRWGDLEELAAKFDR
- a CDS encoding type III restriction endonuclease subunit R, which encodes FKPFMLSLEALKYPAVSDELWIQHLRTHQLEVLALSRGGIEESRLEDYVVSGLVDFDDISYDDHADLLYDLAAQTVEHFKTYLSEEDTRKVLRCYQRDIARFIHSQMLTHYWEDVAGYEVIISKGYTELKESAYTYSITEPPLDYHVSPSDKSNMAKYLFNGFTRCLYPVQKFASEAERKLAVILDRDTIKWFKPAKGQFQIFYRVGADHLEYQPDFVAETSETIFMLEPKAKNQMEDAIVLAKKKIAVAWCANASNHALSNGGKPWRYLLIPHDEIAENITLDGLAKRFCHSSRCLL
- a CDS encoding BrnT family toxin; amino-acid sequence: MEFEFNPIKSNSNKEKHGIDFCEAQTLWNDPDLIEIPVITSDEPRFLVIGNISGKYWSGVITYRSEKIRIISVRRSRKEEVDIYEGS
- a CDS encoding selenium metabolism-associated LysR family transcriptional regulator, producing the protein MNNFKNITLQQLESLIALVEVGNYTKASVSLFLSQSALTKHIQNMEDAAGTKLVQRSSAGITLTPEGQVLYGYAKRAARLRDEARERVERLKNQDSGHIYIAASTTPATYILPQLLTYMLPAHPEIKVHIQMHDSEEVLQMVLNNQAEIGFIGKETANKKIESVRLCRDKLVLAVPPQHRLAGQPSVTIAELAQEAFVIREHGSATRAIFEGFLQQQGGNRLSQFSVICEMGSTEAVKEAILAGLGISILSVFAIKRELEQGLLMPVDIAACSMERHFYIIYRKNFPFRKHHRLFLEIIKKLSASLVIS
- a CDS encoding PaaI family thioesterase, giving the protein MKGVLPVYKDSFFCGFNREDGLRLRMMYEPGLVYCDVNLDNRFEGYTDVLHGGMIFGILDVIIWYVIFMETKKISMTRQTKMEFFKPVMCGSPYIAKGRFLRIEDRDIHATAWLENDQGEVCARIDALFREAKDLPIEHFINKFDFSHASPEIKEYFLSLFG